In one window of Chryseobacterium viscerum DNA:
- a CDS encoding adenylosuccinate synthase, protein MSTYVVVGLQYGDEGKGKITDVLSAKSDYVVRFQGGDNAGHTVYVGDEKFVLHLLPSGVLQCKGKCIIANGVVVNPKSFIKEVGQIESKGLRSDHIFISRRAHVIMPYHILLDTYREEEHGGTQIGTTKKGIGPCYEDKIARVGIRMVDLLNPEILRDKIEKNLKVKNSLFEKYYGKPTLDVEEIYNEYLEIGKQLQDRIVDTELELNEAIRDGKNVLFEGAQALMLDIDFGTYPYVTSSSPSTGGVCTGAGVPPTSLQNLIGVAKAYCTRVGNGPFPSELDNELGEKIRQIGGEFGATTGRPRRTGWLDLVSLKHACMINGINNLVITKLDVLTGIENLKIVTHYKTEDGKVIDYFTSSTEKLYNYEPIYHDLPGWSEDITKARSYDELPDNAQKYIEFIEKYLGINVYLVSVGPERSQNIIRKELF, encoded by the coding sequence ATGTCAACTTATGTAGTTGTAGGTCTTCAGTACGGAGATGAAGGCAAAGGAAAAATCACGGATGTTTTATCAGCAAAATCGGACTATGTAGTACGTTTCCAGGGTGGAGACAACGCTGGTCACACGGTTTATGTGGGTGATGAAAAATTCGTTCTACACCTTCTTCCTTCAGGAGTTCTTCAATGCAAAGGGAAATGTATCATTGCGAACGGAGTAGTGGTAAACCCTAAGTCTTTCATTAAAGAAGTTGGTCAGATTGAGAGCAAAGGCTTGAGATCAGATCATATCTTTATCAGCAGAAGAGCGCATGTAATCATGCCTTACCACATCCTTTTGGATACTTACCGTGAAGAGGAACACGGAGGAACTCAGATCGGAACTACCAAAAAAGGAATCGGACCTTGCTATGAAGATAAAATTGCAAGAGTCGGGATTAGAATGGTAGACCTTTTAAATCCTGAAATTTTAAGAGATAAAATTGAGAAAAACTTAAAAGTTAAGAACTCTCTTTTTGAAAAATATTACGGAAAACCAACTTTAGACGTTGAAGAAATCTACAACGAATATTTGGAAATCGGAAAGCAGCTTCAGGACAGAATCGTTGATACTGAATTAGAATTGAACGAAGCGATCAGAGACGGTAAAAATGTATTGTTTGAAGGAGCTCAGGCGTTAATGCTTGATATCGACTTTGGTACATATCCATATGTAACTTCTTCTTCTCCGTCTACAGGAGGAGTTTGTACAGGTGCTGGTGTTCCGCCAACTTCACTTCAGAACCTTATCGGAGTAGCAAAAGCTTACTGTACAAGAGTAGGAAACGGACCTTTCCCTTCCGAACTGGATAACGAACTGGGTGAAAAAATCAGACAGATCGGTGGTGAATTCGGAGCTACTACAGGAAGACCAAGAAGAACAGGCTGGTTAGACCTTGTTTCTTTGAAGCATGCTTGTATGATCAACGGAATCAACAACCTTGTGATTACGAAGCTTGACGTTCTTACAGGAATTGAAAACCTTAAAATCGTTACTCATTACAAAACTGAAGATGGAAAAGTTATTGATTATTTCACTTCATCTACAGAGAAATTATACAACTATGAGCCAATCTATCATGATTTGCCAGGTTGGAGCGAAGATATTACAAAAGCAAGAAGCTATGATGAGCTTCCTGATAACGCTCAGAAATACATCGAGTTTATTGAGAAATATTTAGGAATCAATGTATACTTGGTTTCTGTAGGTCCTGAAAGAAGTCAGAACATTATCAGAAAAGAATTATTCTAA
- a CDS encoding adenylate kinase — translation MINIVLFGPPGSGKGTQAQNLIEKFNLKQVSTGDLFRYNMKNDTELGKLAKSYIDKGELVPDQVTTDMLIDEIKKPTDTNGFIFDGYPRTTAQTEALETIVKEVLNDDIDICLSLVVEDKILVERLLKRGETSGRSDDSNVEIIENRIKEYYTKTAEVAELYKQQGKYVEVNGVGEIDEISQKLFAEVEKIK, via the coding sequence ATGATAAACATTGTTCTGTTCGGCCCTCCAGGAAGTGGAAAAGGAACACAAGCTCAGAATCTAATCGAAAAATTTAATTTAAAACAGGTTTCAACAGGTGATCTTTTCAGATACAATATGAAAAATGACACTGAACTTGGAAAACTGGCTAAGTCATACATCGATAAGGGAGAATTGGTTCCGGATCAGGTAACAACAGATATGCTGATCGATGAGATCAAAAAACCTACTGATACCAATGGTTTTATTTTTGACGGATATCCAAGAACAACTGCTCAGACAGAAGCTTTGGAGACTATCGTTAAAGAAGTACTGAATGACGATATTGACATCTGTCTTTCATTGGTAGTAGAGGACAAAATTTTGGTTGAAAGACTTCTGAAAAGAGGTGAAACCAGCGGAAGATCAGACGACAGCAATGTAGAGATCATCGAAAACAGAATTAAAGAATATTATACTAAAACAGCAGAAGTTGCCGAGCTTTATAAGCAGCAGGGTAAATATGTAGAGGTAAACGGTGTTGGAGAAATTGATGAGATTTCCCAAAAACTTTTCGCTGAAGTAGAGAAAATTAAATAA
- the obgE gene encoding GTPase ObgE, with amino-acid sequence MSNFVDYVKIHCKSGHGGAGSAHLRREKYIPKGGPDGGDGGRGGHVIMRGNANEWTLLPLRYTRHIKAERGENGAKNQLTGADGSDIYIDVPIGTIAKNEEGEIIGEILDDKQEIILMQGGKGGKGNEHFKSSTNQTPRYAQPGMDGEEGYVVFELKILADVGLVGFPNAGKSTLLASVSAAKPKIANYAFTTLTPNLGIVDYRNYKSFVMADIPGIIEGAAEGKGLGHRFLRHIERNSILLFLIPSDSEDHFQEFKILENELKEYNPELLDKDFIISVSKSDLLDDELKKEIAAEFPENKQPLFFSGVTGEGLMELKDAIWKQLHG; translated from the coding sequence ATGTCTAACTTTGTAGATTACGTAAAGATCCATTGTAAAAGCGGACACGGAGGTGCTGGTTCTGCCCACCTTCGCCGTGAAAAGTATATTCCTAAAGGTGGTCCTGACGGTGGCGACGGAGGTCGTGGCGGACACGTCATCATGAGAGGAAATGCTAATGAATGGACTTTGCTTCCACTCCGATACACCCGTCACATAAAAGCTGAACGAGGTGAAAACGGAGCGAAAAACCAGCTGACAGGAGCTGACGGTTCTGATATTTATATTGATGTTCCCATTGGGACTATCGCTAAAAATGAAGAAGGTGAAATTATCGGAGAGATTCTTGATGACAAGCAGGAAATCATTTTGATGCAGGGGGGAAAAGGAGGAAAAGGAAACGAACATTTCAAATCTTCTACCAATCAGACTCCAAGATATGCTCAACCCGGAATGGATGGTGAAGAAGGCTATGTTGTCTTTGAGCTTAAAATTTTGGCAGATGTAGGACTTGTTGGATTTCCAAACGCTGGAAAATCTACACTTTTAGCATCTGTTTCTGCAGCAAAACCAAAAATTGCCAATTACGCTTTTACAACCCTGACTCCTAACCTTGGAATTGTAGATTACAGAAATTACAAGTCTTTTGTAATGGCTGACATTCCCGGAATTATTGAAGGAGCAGCGGAAGGAAAAGGATTAGGACACAGATTCCTGAGACATATTGAAAGAAACTCTATCCTGTTATTTTTAATTCCTTCTGATTCTGAAGATCACTTCCAGGAATTTAAGATTCTTGAAAATGAGCTGAAGGAATATAATCCAGAACTTTTGGATAAGGATTTCATTATTTCTGTTTCAAAATCTGACCTTTTGGATGATGAACTGAAAAAAGAAATTGCAGCGGAATTCCCAGAAAACAAACAGCCTCTGTTCTTCTCAGGTGTTACCGGAGAAGGCCTTATGGAACTGAAAGATGCCATCTGGAAACAATTGCACGGATAG
- a CDS encoding HEAT repeat domain-containing protein, producing the protein MTIEELIKDKTVKSKEKVDIISKWIIDTSLPADELIAFAEKSKDPVKATCIEAIEYATKQNPSLADETVFSFVTQTLTEKAPRIKWESAKVIGNTAHLFPENLDQAISNLLGNTEHEGTVVRWSAAFALGEILKLKTPHNSTLLPALEGISEKEEKNSIKKIYLDAIKKTKK; encoded by the coding sequence ATGACTATAGAAGAACTTATAAAAGACAAGACTGTAAAATCAAAAGAAAAAGTTGACATCATCAGCAAATGGATTATCGACACCTCTTTACCTGCCGATGAGCTGATTGCTTTCGCTGAAAAGTCAAAAGATCCTGTAAAAGCAACCTGCATTGAAGCGATAGAATATGCTACAAAACAAAATCCCAGCCTTGCGGATGAAACCGTGTTTTCATTTGTCACCCAAACGCTTACCGAAAAAGCACCGAGAATAAAATGGGAAAGCGCCAAAGTGATAGGCAATACAGCACATTTATTCCCAGAAAATCTGGATCAGGCCATTAGCAACCTTTTGGGTAATACAGAACATGAAGGAACTGTGGTACGCTGGAGTGCTGCATTTGCATTAGGGGAGATTTTGAAACTGAAAACCCCACACAATTCTACCCTGCTTCCTGCCCTTGAAGGTATTAGTGAGAAGGAAGAGAAAAACAGCATCAAAAAGATTTATCTGGACGCAATTAAGAAAACAAAGAAATAG
- a CDS encoding DUF6438 domain-containing protein: MKYLLGLCAFIFLLSCTSQKVNSKYSKIEYEATPCFGFCPVFKMTISPDRTAIFEAEHFNFNNKPSKDEFSKPREGTFKGTIKEEDYNKLISLLDGLNAKGLSDKYGEHNITDLPTSYLRIKFADGTSKNIEDYGKSGSEKLSEVYQFFENLRKNQQWNKVK, from the coding sequence ATGAAATATTTACTGGGCCTTTGTGCATTTATATTCTTACTTTCCTGTACTTCTCAGAAAGTAAACTCCAAGTATTCTAAGATTGAATATGAAGCTACTCCCTGTTTTGGATTCTGCCCTGTTTTTAAAATGACAATCAGTCCGGATAGAACAGCCATTTTTGAGGCAGAACATTTTAATTTTAATAATAAGCCTTCAAAAGATGAGTTTTCCAAGCCGCGTGAAGGAACTTTTAAAGGAACCATTAAAGAAGAAGATTATAATAAATTAATCAGTTTGCTTGATGGCTTAAATGCAAAAGGTTTAAGTGATAAATACGGAGAGCATAATATTACTGACCTTCCAACCTCTTATTTAAGAATCAAATTCGCTGACGGAACTTCAAAAAACATTGAAGATTACGGAAAAAGCGGAAGTGAAAAGCTTTCAGAAGTCTATCAATTTTTTGAAAACTTAAGAAAGAATCAACAATGGAATAAAGTGAAATAG
- a CDS encoding DUF5683 domain-containing protein produces the protein MKKIFFTFFLCIAALAYSQVKPIDTIRMQTPPKEESRVVKPGKTEAKIIEDLEKANGPTVKTIKLNPTRAGLYSAVLPGLGQFYNKKYWKIPIVWGAVGAGVGIAVWNDNQYKKYREYYIAKLNGTPNEFVDSHPFLDKRALGNAQDRAKRQRDYAIAITGLIYILNIVDAVVDAHLYESRHDPDLVFKPSVIQDQYGYSAPKTGFSLSYRF, from the coding sequence ATGAAGAAAATATTTTTCACATTTTTCTTGTGTATTGCTGCATTGGCCTATTCACAAGTGAAACCTATTGATACCATTCGGATGCAGACTCCTCCGAAAGAGGAATCCCGTGTGGTAAAACCTGGCAAAACAGAAGCAAAGATCATTGAAGATCTTGAAAAAGCTAATGGTCCCACAGTAAAAACCATAAAGCTGAACCCTACCAGAGCAGGATTGTATTCTGCTGTTTTACCGGGATTGGGACAGTTTTATAACAAAAAATACTGGAAGATTCCCATTGTTTGGGGTGCGGTAGGAGCCGGAGTAGGTATTGCTGTATGGAATGATAACCAATACAAAAAATACCGCGAATACTACATCGCTAAACTTAATGGTACTCCTAACGAATTTGTGGACAGCCACCCGTTTTTAGATAAAAGAGCATTGGGGAACGCTCAGGACAGAGCAAAGAGGCAAAGAGACTACGCCATTGCCATTACAGGACTTATTTATATTCTGAATATTGTAGATGCTGTAGTAGATGCGCACCTTTATGAAAGCCGTCATGACCCGGATTTGGTTTTTAAACCATCAGTTATTCAGGATCAGTATGGATACAGCGCTCCGAAAACAGGGTTCAGTTTAAGTTATAGATTTTAG
- a CDS encoding phosphoribosyltransferase, which translates to MESIKVHDKTFVPYLKDAEIQEIVKETALRIYEDYKDEVPVFIGVLNGVVMFFSDLLKYYPGECEIAFIQMSSYVGTESTGIVYQKMELTKDVRDRHIILVEDIVDTGNTVESLFKYFKETQRPKSVKLASFLLKPEIYKKDFKLDYIGKEIPNKFVLGYGLDYDELGRNLPNLYQLEDGQINH; encoded by the coding sequence ATGGAAAGCATTAAAGTTCACGACAAAACTTTCGTTCCTTATTTAAAGGATGCCGAAATTCAGGAAATTGTAAAAGAGACAGCGTTAAGAATTTATGAAGATTATAAAGATGAAGTGCCTGTTTTCATTGGCGTTTTAAATGGGGTGGTGATGTTCTTCTCAGATCTTTTAAAATATTACCCAGGGGAATGTGAAATTGCCTTCATTCAAATGAGTTCTTATGTAGGAACTGAATCTACAGGGATTGTTTATCAGAAAATGGAACTTACCAAGGATGTGAGAGACCGTCACATCATTCTTGTAGAAGATATCGTAGATACAGGAAACACTGTTGAGAGTCTTTTCAAATATTTCAAAGAAACGCAACGTCCTAAATCTGTAAAACTGGCTAGTTTCCTACTGAAACCTGAGATCTACAAGAAAGATTTCAAGCTGGATTATATCGGAAAGGAAATTCCAAACAAATTTGTACTTGGATACGGACTTGATTATGATGAATTGGGAAGAAACCTACCTAATTTATATCAATTGGAAGACGGACAAATCAACCATTAA
- a CDS encoding lysophospholipase yields MPVFQISSYLPSKINNESQLFHTLFSPETTKATLLIVHGMQEHSGRYAEIAEYFAAHDIAVLTYDHLGHGKSVKEKKDIGFFQLEKPDERLVADAEMMADHLAEPFPDVPHFILGHSMGSFITRCLLQKASNKFSGAIITGTGGPLPGIDVLRGYLSLATAIAPRHRTFLNSVFTSVNNKHFKKDKDFSDTCWLSVNQKNRKAFEQDELCGIPFTHNAFYTLFTIYKKATARNWASSISKSFPFLFVSGQNDPIGNFGKGVMHTVNNLKTDGFQHVDVKIYPDMRHEILNEEIREEVLKEISNWISKY; encoded by the coding sequence ATGCCAGTATTCCAGATATCATCATACCTCCCATCAAAAATAAACAACGAGTCCCAGCTTTTCCACACTCTGTTTTCCCCGGAAACAACAAAAGCCACCCTTCTCATTGTTCACGGCATGCAGGAACACAGTGGAAGATATGCTGAAATTGCAGAATATTTTGCGGCTCATGACATTGCTGTATTAACGTATGATCATCTGGGACATGGAAAATCTGTAAAAGAGAAAAAGGATATTGGTTTCTTTCAGCTTGAAAAACCGGATGAAAGACTTGTTGCAGACGCAGAAATGATGGCGGATCATCTTGCTGAGCCGTTTCCAGATGTTCCTCATTTTATTTTGGGACATTCTATGGGATCTTTTATTACCCGCTGTCTTCTTCAGAAGGCAAGCAATAAATTTTCAGGAGCTATCATTACAGGAACCGGCGGACCTTTACCGGGAATAGATGTATTAAGAGGTTATTTATCATTAGCTACAGCCATTGCGCCTCGTCACCGTACTTTCTTGAATTCTGTTTTTACCAGTGTCAATAACAAGCATTTTAAAAAGGATAAAGATTTCAGTGATACCTGCTGGCTGAGTGTAAATCAAAAAAACCGAAAAGCTTTTGAACAGGATGAACTTTGCGGAATTCCGTTCACTCATAATGCTTTTTATACTTTATTTACCATTTATAAAAAAGCTACAGCAAGGAATTGGGCTTCTTCTATTTCAAAGTCATTTCCTTTTTTATTTGTAAGCGGGCAGAATGATCCGATTGGTAATTTTGGAAAAGGTGTGATGCATACTGTAAACAACTTAAAAACTGACGGCTTCCAGCATGTAGACGTAAAAATCTATCCGGATATGCGTCATGAGATTCTGAATGAGGAAATACGGGAAGAAGTGTTGAAGGAAATCTCTAATTGGATTTCAAAATATTAA
- the dapB gene encoding 4-hydroxy-tetrahydrodipicolinate reductase — protein MKIALVGYGKMGKIIDEIAQKRGHEVVARLKETPTAENLNNPDVVIEFSLPEVAFENIKACLENKIPVICGTTGWLDQKEEIEKLAVENGTAFLYGSNFSLGVNLFFALNEKLADLMKNVDEYSCQLEEIHHIHKKDAPSGTAISIAEGIIQNNPKFDAWKLEETEGKQLGIFAVREDEVPGTHSVYYRSEVDEIEIKHTAFNRNGFALGAVVAAEWIKDKKGNFAMKDVLGL, from the coding sequence ATGAAAATAGCATTAGTTGGTTACGGTAAAATGGGTAAGATCATAGATGAGATCGCGCAGAAAAGAGGTCATGAAGTAGTTGCCCGCCTTAAGGAAACTCCAACTGCTGAGAATCTTAATAATCCGGATGTTGTGATTGAATTCTCATTGCCGGAAGTGGCATTTGAAAACATCAAAGCTTGTCTTGAAAATAAAATTCCGGTAATCTGTGGAACTACAGGCTGGCTGGATCAAAAGGAAGAAATAGAAAAACTGGCTGTCGAAAACGGTACAGCATTCTTATATGGTTCCAACTTTAGTTTAGGAGTAAATTTATTTTTTGCTCTAAATGAAAAACTTGCAGATCTGATGAAAAATGTAGATGAATATTCTTGCCAGCTGGAAGAAATTCACCACATCCACAAAAAAGATGCTCCAAGTGGAACTGCTATTTCCATTGCAGAAGGAATCATCCAAAATAATCCGAAATTTGACGCCTGGAAGCTGGAAGAAACAGAAGGGAAACAGCTGGGTATTTTTGCAGTACGAGAAGATGAAGTTCCGGGAACTCACAGCGTATATTACAGAAGTGAAGTAGACGAAATTGAGATCAAGCACACTGCATTCAACAGAAACGGTTTTGCCCTTGGAGCTGTGGTAGCTGCCGAATGGATTAAAGATAAAAAAGGAAACTTCGCAATGAAAGATGTTTTGGGGCTTTAA
- a CDS encoding ParB/RepB/Spo0J family partition protein yields MKDKKRAMGRGLGAILSAESKATVNSATDEGADKFVGNIVEVALEDIYPNPTQPRTYFDEKALNELAQSIENLGVIQPITLRKDGEKFEIISGERRYRATKIAGLTTIPAYIRLVNDQELLEMALVENIQREDLDAIEIALTYHRLLEEIGLTQENLSQRIGKDRSTITNSIRLLRLNPDIQNAIRSGEISAGHGRAIISLESEEDQQVLFELIIKEKLNVRQAEQAAAALKNPKSPAAKKAKVELSHNYKKAQKTIADILEVKVEIKSSGNGKKGKIVLDFKNEEELEYILSHIK; encoded by the coding sequence ATGAAGGACAAAAAAAGAGCTATGGGACGCGGATTGGGCGCCATTTTAAGCGCAGAATCTAAAGCAACTGTCAATTCAGCTACTGATGAAGGAGCAGATAAGTTTGTTGGAAATATTGTAGAAGTTGCACTTGAAGATATCTATCCGAACCCGACGCAGCCGAGAACTTATTTTGATGAAAAAGCATTAAACGAACTTGCACAGTCAATTGAAAACCTGGGAGTAATCCAACCGATTACCCTGAGAAAAGACGGTGAAAAGTTTGAGATCATTTCCGGGGAAAGACGTTACAGAGCAACCAAAATTGCAGGATTAACGACTATTCCTGCCTATATCCGTTTAGTGAATGATCAGGAACTTCTTGAGATGGCTCTTGTTGAAAATATTCAGAGAGAAGATCTTGATGCCATCGAAATTGCACTTACTTATCATAGGCTTTTAGAGGAAATAGGTCTTACGCAGGAAAATCTGAGCCAGAGAATAGGAAAGGATAGAAGTACCATTACCAATTCTATCAGACTATTAAGACTAAACCCGGATATTCAGAATGCCATCAGAAGCGGTGAGATTTCTGCAGGACACGGAAGAGCAATCATCAGTCTTGAAAGTGAAGAAGATCAGCAGGTGTTGTTCGAGCTTATCATCAAAGAGAAATTAAACGTTCGTCAGGCAGAGCAGGCAGCTGCTGCATTGAAGAATCCAAAGTCTCCTGCTGCAAAAAAAGCAAAAGTGGAGCTTTCCCATAACTATAAAAAAGCCCAGAAGACAATCGCTGATATCTTGGAGGTAAAAGTAGAGATCAAATCTTCTGGAAATGGTAAAAAAGGTAAAATTGTCCTGGACTTCAAAAATGAAGAAGAGCTGGAATATATTTTATCCCATATTAAATAA
- a CDS encoding ParA family protein — protein MAKIIGIANQKGGVGKTTTAVNLAAALGVLEKRILIIDADPQANATSGLGVEDVQYSTYNLLEHSAETRVCIKRTATPNLDIIPSHIDLVAAEIELVDKEDREYMLRKALASVRDDYDYIIIDCAPSLGLITVNALTAADSVIIPIQCEYFALEGLGKLLNTVKNVQKIHNKDLGIEGLLLTMYDSRLRLSNQVVEEVNLHFPEMVFETIISRNVRLSEAPSFGESILNYDAESKGAVQYIQLAEEVLLRNENLIKN, from the coding sequence ATGGCAAAAATCATAGGTATTGCTAATCAAAAAGGAGGCGTTGGTAAAACTACCACCGCTGTAAACTTGGCGGCAGCATTAGGAGTATTGGAAAAAAGAATATTAATCATTGATGCTGATCCTCAGGCGAATGCTACATCCGGCCTGGGTGTTGAAGATGTTCAGTATTCTACATATAATCTTTTGGAGCATAGTGCAGAAACAAGGGTTTGCATCAAAAGAACTGCGACTCCGAACCTGGATATTATTCCGTCGCATATCGACCTGGTAGCTGCGGAAATTGAATTGGTAGACAAGGAGGACCGTGAGTATATGCTGAGAAAAGCGCTGGCCAGTGTAAGAGACGATTATGACTATATCATTATCGACTGTGCGCCGAGTTTAGGCCTTATTACAGTTAATGCTCTTACAGCAGCAGACTCTGTAATTATTCCGATCCAGTGTGAGTATTTTGCATTAGAAGGACTTGGGAAACTTTTGAATACCGTTAAAAATGTTCAGAAGATCCACAATAAAGATCTTGGAATTGAAGGTCTTCTTCTTACGATGTATGACAGCCGGTTGAGGCTATCCAATCAGGTAGTGGAAGAAGTGAATCTTCACTTTCCGGAAATGGTTTTTGAAACCATTATCAGCAGAAACGTAAGGCTGAGTGAAGCACCAAGTTTTGGAGAAAGTATTCTGAATTATGATGCAGAAAGTAAAGGAGCTGTTCAGTATATTCAGTTAGCTGAAGAAGTTCTTTTGAGGAACGAAAACTTAATAAAGAATTAA
- a CDS encoding AAA family ATPase encodes MRIHIFGASGSGVTTLGKALSDKLNLEYFDSDDFFWLKTQNPFTERQNPEMRNSIVSDKLHTAENWIFGGSIIHWGENIFPAFDLIIFLYLPPDVRLERLRKREIERYGDEIITNPERAKKFHEFMNWAKDYDHNTGIANRTLKAHLEWLSEMNTPLIELSGDYDLPQKMDIILDKIKQENLQAK; translated from the coding sequence ATGAGAATACATATTTTCGGAGCTTCAGGTTCCGGGGTTACCACTTTAGGAAAGGCTTTGTCTGATAAACTCAATCTTGAATATTTTGACAGTGATGATTTTTTCTGGCTAAAAACTCAAAATCCTTTTACAGAAAGACAAAATCCTGAAATGAGAAATTCAATTGTTTCGGACAAACTTCACACGGCTGAAAACTGGATTTTTGGAGGCTCAATCATTCATTGGGGTGAAAATATATTTCCGGCATTTGATCTGATTATTTTCCTTTATCTTCCTCCAGATGTACGACTGGAAAGACTCAGAAAAAGAGAGATCGAAAGATATGGTGATGAAATTATTACCAATCCTGAAAGAGCAAAAAAATTTCATGAGTTTATGAACTGGGCTAAGGATTATGATCACAATACCGGCATCGCCAACAGAACTTTAAAAGCGCATCTTGAATGGCTGTCTGAAATGAATACTCCTTTGATTGAGCTTTCAGGTGATTATGATCTGCCTCAAAAGATGGATATCATTCTGGATAAAATAAAACAGGAAAACCTTCAGGCTAAATAG
- a CDS encoding ABC-F family ATP-binding cassette domain-containing protein: MILLQNISFGFPGGDLLFNNTNLTIPSDTKSALVGSNGMGKSTLLKIIAGEIQPLSGNSTIPGHIFYVPQMFGNFNHLTIAECLKIDQKLNALQKITNGEVDEIYFEILNDDWDIEERCQQALEYWGLENFELTQKLESLSGGQKTKVFLAGIQINPPDIIILDEPTNHLDIEGRKLLYDLIDKTNASVVIVSHDRNLLNLVDIIFELSNQGITTYGGNYDFYAEQKEVEKEALHNDIHTKEKALKKAKEKERETLERKQKLDARGKGKQEKSGVARIMMNTLRNNAEKNTSKLKSVHAEKISGISGDLRDLRSSLKNAEQMKVNFNDSNLHSGKILVDAENINFNYGMEKLWKENVSLEVRSGDRISVKGSNGSGKTTLIKLLLGNIEPSEGKIDRAEFNSIYIDQEYSLIDNDSSLYDFVQTFNDSALQESEVKTLLSRFLFGKNTWDKKCGVLSGGERLRLLLCGLSISNNTPDMIILDEPTNNLDLQNVKILTNSVKDYHGTLLVISHDEVFLEEIGVDSEVLLD, from the coding sequence ATGATTTTACTGCAAAATATATCCTTTGGGTTTCCGGGAGGAGATCTTCTATTTAATAATACCAATTTAACAATACCATCTGACACCAAATCTGCTTTGGTGGGCAGTAACGGCATGGGAAAATCAACCCTGCTGAAAATTATTGCGGGCGAAATACAGCCTTTAAGCGGAAATAGTACTATTCCAGGTCATATCTTTTATGTTCCTCAAATGTTTGGGAACTTCAATCATCTTACCATTGCTGAATGTCTGAAAATAGATCAGAAACTGAATGCTCTCCAAAAAATCACTAATGGAGAAGTGGATGAAATTTATTTTGAAATTCTGAATGACGACTGGGATATTGAAGAGCGCTGCCAGCAGGCATTAGAATATTGGGGACTTGAAAACTTTGAACTAACTCAAAAGCTGGAAAGCCTGAGTGGCGGCCAGAAGACGAAAGTTTTTCTTGCCGGAATTCAGATCAATCCACCTGATATTATCATATTGGATGAACCAACCAATCATCTGGATATTGAGGGAAGAAAGTTACTGTATGACCTTATTGATAAAACAAATGCATCAGTAGTTATTGTAAGCCACGACCGAAATCTGCTTAATCTTGTTGATATCATATTCGAATTAAGTAATCAGGGAATTACCACATATGGTGGAAACTATGATTTTTATGCAGAACAAAAAGAAGTGGAGAAGGAAGCTTTGCATAATGATATCCATACAAAAGAGAAGGCATTGAAAAAAGCAAAAGAAAAAGAACGGGAAACACTGGAGCGAAAACAAAAGTTGGATGCAAGAGGTAAAGGAAAGCAGGAAAAATCCGGAGTAGCGAGAATTATGATGAATACGCTCCGGAATAATGCTGAGAAAAACACCTCAAAGCTGAAAAGTGTACACGCTGAGAAAATAAGTGGGATTTCGGGTGACTTGAGAGATCTTCGTTCCTCTTTAAAGAATGCTGAACAGATGAAAGTGAACTTTAATGATTCCAATCTGCATTCGGGAAAGATTCTTGTTGACGCTGAAAATATCAACTTCAATTATGGAATGGAAAAACTATGGAAGGAAAATGTCAGTCTTGAGGTGCGGAGTGGAGATAGAATCTCAGTTAAGGGTTCAAACGGATCAGGGAAAACGACGTTGATAAAACTTCTGCTGGGAAATATTGAACCTTCCGAAGGGAAAATAGACAGGGCTGAGTTTAACAGCATCTATATTGATCAGGAATATTCACTGATTGATAATGATTCTTCGCTTTATGATTTTGTACAGACTTTTAATGACAGTGCATTACAGGAATCTGAAGTGAAAACATTGCTGTCCAGATTTTTATTCGGTAAAAATACCTGGGACAAAAAATGTGGTGTACTGAGCGGAGGTGAGCGTTTACGGTTACTTCTATGCGGACTTTCCATCAGTAACAATACTCCGGATATGATCATCCTTGATGAACCCACCAATAATCTCGATCTTCAGAATGTGAAAATTCTTACCAATTCCGTTAAAGATTATCATGGAACTTTGTTAGTTATTTCACATGACGAAGTTTTTCTGGAAGAGATTGGGGTGGATAGTGAGGTTTTGTTGGATTAA